The Arachis hypogaea cultivar Tifrunner chromosome 19, arahy.Tifrunner.gnm2.J5K5, whole genome shotgun sequence genome has a window encoding:
- the LOC112779252 gene encoding polyadenylation and cleavage factor homolog 4, translating to MANGITHEPSPSMLVYRFNALLPKRQGYLKAFSTEEIVRTYGLLLSELTSTVNPIITDLTIIAGQQTKHAKGIADAICNRILEVPADKKLPSLYLLDSIVKNFGQEYVKHFSLRLPQVYCEAYRQVQPNLHSVLQRLFGTWSKIFPPSVLSNIEAQLQSSPAVNNQQPFANHLGAYDFRRPILGAHVIKPQSLQQMEHSSSIMDNVGGDRLDSTGTVGNTREGGLDEWQQKRFSSDGWNIFQTSKTCNLNDEQQRQSPRALIEAYGCDKGHEIPSTKLLLVEQHPGRNGLGSKFPLASWQDTEEEEFDWKDMNPGLVDCSRNSSSMQSSVRFSRKRKLSNDLSNSSQYPFNMGAAPPAFNAHATRPSGLNPAFPLQKRPRSLFEPINVNNNTNVGHGPNRTLFMHDQLPNQPGPISSNLQNHGQAPQLQFLPPQVPSSTQISHGSSLQGHGASISMPISNPLPDMQGQSLHLHGGTLPPLRPSLPTAPSQIMSHPHGDDSVTSQPPPAYLDLISSLVNHGVISVTNPPTGLDSIGTEFDPDILKVRHEGVISALYGDLPRQCTSCGLRFKRQDEHSRHMDWHVTRNRMSKSRKQKGSQKWFASGSLWLSGAEASGKESIPGSLVPEETGEMKDDEELGVPAEEDQSRCALCGEGFDEFYSHEMDEWMYRGATYLKAPMGTTLATMDRHQLGPIVHSKCRSDSDSTMPSTNSEATKRVVREKECGSTKHQFCAPLIRTY from the exons ATGGCGAATGGTATCACGCACGAGCCTTCTCCTTCCATGCTCGTGTACCGGTTTAACGCCTTACTTCCAAAGCGCCAAGGCTACCTCAAGGCTTTCTCTACCGAAGAAATTGTTCGGACGTATGGGCTATTGTTGTCAGAACTCACCTCCACTGTGAATCCCATCATTACCGATCTCACTATCATTGCCGGCCAGCAGACGAAACACGCCAAGGGCATCGCCGATGCCATTTGCAACCGGATTCTTGAG GTGCCTGCTGATAAAAAACTTCCTTCTCTCTATCTTCTGGACAGTATTGTGAAGAATTTTGGCCAGGAATATGTTAAACACTTCTCTTTACGTCTACCTCAA GTTTACTGCGAAGCATACAGGCAGGTCCAGCCCAATCTGCATTCTGTTCTGCAACGTCTCTTTGGTACCTGGTCAAAGATCTTCCCTCCCTCTGTCCTAAGCAATATTGAAGCTCAATTGCAATCTTCACCAGCAGTTAATAATCAACAACCCTTTGCTAATCACCTTGGGGCATATGATTTTCGTAGACCGATTCTTGGGGCACATGTTattaaaccacaatccttgcagcAGATGGAACACTCTAGTTCAATTATGGATAAT GTTGGTGGTGATAGGTTGGACTCAACGGGAACTGTAGGTAATACAAGAGAAGGAGGGTTGGATGAATGGCAGCAAAAGAGATTTTCTAGTGATGGTTGGAACATATTTCAAACTTCTAAGACTTGTAATCTCAATGATGAACAACAACGTCAAAGTCCAAGAGCTCTTATTGAGGCATATGGTTGTGACAAAGGCCATGAAATTCCTAGTACTAAGCTTTTGTTGGTGGAGCAGCATCCTGGCAGAAATGGTTTAGGGAGCAAGTTTCCATTGGCATCATGGCAGGACACTGAAGAAGAGGAGTTTGATTGGAAAGATATGAATCCAGGATTAGTAGACTGTAGTAGAAACAGCAGTTCTATGCAATCAAGTGTTAGATTCTCCAGGAAAAGGAAGTTATCTAATGATCTATCTAATTCTTCACAGTACCCCTTCAATATGGGGGCTGCTCCCCCTGCTTTCAATGCTCATGCTACTCGTCCTTCCGGCTTGAATCCAGCATTTCCATTGCAAAAACGTCCTAGGAGTCTGTTTGAACCAATAAACGTTAATAATAACACCAATGTGGGTCATGGTCCAAATAGAACTCTGTTTATGCATGACCAGTTGCCTAATCAACCTGGACCAATTTCCTCTAACCTGCAAAATCATGGACAAGCACCTCAACTACAGTTTCTTCCACCTCAAGTTCCATCTTCAACACAAATTAGTCATGGGAGCTCTTTGCAAGGACATGGTGCCTCAATAAGTATGCCCATCTCAAATCCATTACCTGATATGCAGGGCCAAAGTTTGCATTTACATGGGGGAACCTTGCCACCTTTACGTCCAAGCCTCCCAACTGCTCCATCACAAATAATGTCTCATCCCCATGGCGATGATTCGGTGACAAGTCAACCACCACCTGCATATCTTGATTTGATTAGTTCACTAGTGAACCACGGTGTGATCTCGGTAACCAATCCACCCACCGGACTG GATTCCATTGGGACGGAGTTCGATCCAGATATCTTGAAGGTTCGTCATGAAGGTGTAATCAGTGCCTTATACGGTGATCTTCCTAGACAATGCACGAGCTGCGGTCTCCGATTCAAAAGGCAAGATGAACACAGTAGACATATGGATTGGCATGTGACTAGGAACCGAATGTCAAAAAGCCGGAAGCAGAAGGGGTCTCAAAAGTGGTTTGCAAGTGGGAGCCTGTGGCTAAGTGGTGCAGAGGCTTCGGGAAAGGAATCGATTCCGGGGTCGTTGGTTCCCGAGGAGACAGGGGAAATGAAAGACGACGAAGAGTTAGGCGTTCCTGCTGAAGAGGATCAGAGTAGATGTGCACTGTGTGGAGAGGGATTCGATGAGTTTTACAGCCACGAAATGGATGAGTGGATGTATAGAGGAGCCACATACCTTAAGGCACCCATGGGAACAACATTGGCCACCATGGACAGACATCAACTAGGGCCCATTGTTCATTCCAAATGCAGATCTGACTCTGACTCTACTATGCCTTCAACCAACAG TGAAGCTACCAAGAGAGTAGTAAGAGAAAAAGAATGCGGGTCGACCAAACATCAGTTTTGTGCACCCTTAATTAGGACTTACTAA